A genome region from Anaerobacillus alkaliphilus includes the following:
- a CDS encoding DUF6501 family protein, translating into MIHTKWQNSPTIKTVKCVHTNAKKYTVSSALTEGKMYEVKNETEEFIFVIDNTGKVGAYYKEYFEG; encoded by the coding sequence ATGATTCATACCAAATGGCAGAATAGCCCAACGATTAAAACAGTTAAATGCGTACATACAAATGCCAAGAAATATACAGTAAGCTCTGCATTAACTGAAGGAAAGATGTATGAAGTGAAAAACGAGACAGAGGAATTTATCTTTGTTATTGATAACACAGGAAAAGTAGGAGCTTATTACAAAGAGTATTTTGAAGGATAA
- a CDS encoding class I SAM-dependent rRNA methyltransferase, which yields MAKVILNKQRRKRLEEGHPWIYQNEVATIIGSYEPGDIVEVYNHQKLLLGKGYINPKSQMIVRLLTYHDEEINEQFFIEKIRKAWQHRQRFIPEARSCRAIYGEADFLPGLVVDKYEDVLVVQIVSLGIEVRKDWILKGLLEVFDPKAIYLRNDVYVRELEGLEQGKGFWWGESPTEIEIEENGVKYIVDIEGGQKTGFFFDQRENRAAIKPLISPDATVLDCFTHTGSFMLNAYLYGAKHVTAVDISEHAINTARRNAELNDFNENIDFVVANAFDYLREAVRDGKKWDVVIIDPPAFAKSRNAVEKAYHGYKDVNLSGLKLVKEGGYFVTASCSYHVHPDMFIQMVQDAAFDAQKILRKIHWSGAGVDHPRLLGADEGDYLKYAIYEVTSRK from the coding sequence GTGGCAAAAGTGATTTTAAACAAACAGCGCCGAAAGCGTTTAGAAGAAGGCCATCCTTGGATCTATCAAAATGAGGTAGCTACCATCATAGGATCCTATGAGCCAGGTGATATCGTTGAAGTCTACAACCACCAGAAGTTGTTATTAGGTAAAGGTTACATAAACCCAAAATCACAAATGATCGTACGTCTTTTAACGTACCATGATGAAGAAATAAATGAACAGTTTTTTATTGAGAAAATTCGTAAGGCATGGCAGCATCGCCAGCGCTTTATACCTGAGGCTCGTTCATGTCGAGCTATTTACGGTGAAGCAGATTTCCTGCCAGGATTAGTTGTAGATAAATACGAGGACGTCTTGGTTGTGCAAATTGTTTCACTAGGAATAGAAGTTCGTAAAGATTGGATCTTAAAAGGACTTCTAGAGGTGTTTGATCCAAAAGCCATTTATTTACGAAACGATGTATATGTTCGTGAGTTAGAAGGTTTAGAGCAAGGAAAAGGATTTTGGTGGGGCGAGTCTCCTACTGAAATTGAAATAGAAGAGAACGGTGTAAAATACATCGTCGACATTGAAGGCGGACAGAAAACTGGCTTTTTCTTTGATCAAAGAGAAAATCGCGCAGCAATTAAGCCTTTAATTTCACCAGATGCGACAGTTTTAGATTGCTTTACACACACTGGGTCATTTATGTTAAACGCTTATTTATACGGGGCAAAGCATGTGACGGCAGTTGATATTTCCGAACATGCCATCAACACAGCTAGAAGAAATGCCGAGTTAAACGATTTTAATGAAAACATTGATTTCGTTGTTGCTAATGCTTTTGACTACTTAAGAGAAGCTGTTAGAGACGGGAAAAAGTGGGATGTAGTAATTATTGACCCACCTGCCTTTGCCAAATCTCGTAACGCTGTTGAAAAAGCCTATCACGGTTATAAGGACGTCAACTTGAGTGGATTAAAGCTTGTAAAAGAAGGTGGCTATTTCGTAACAGCCAGCTGCTCTTACCATGTTCATCCTGATATGTTTATCCAAATGGTTCAAGATGCTGCCTTTGATGCCCAGAAGATTTTGCGTAAAATCCATTGGAGCGGAGCTGGAGTT